The sequence below is a genomic window from Bradyrhizobium septentrionale.
GGGAGGGCAGCCACTATGTCCTCACCGGCGAGAAGACGGCGGTGATGGCGGCGCCCTGGGCGGATTATCTGATCGTCTCCGCCCGCACCTCGGGCCATCGTCACGATCGCGGCGGCGTCAGTCTGTTCGTGGTCGATCGGCGCGCCGCTAATCTTGATCTGCAAAGCTTCAAGACGATCGATGGCCGCCGCGCGGCCGAGATCAGCCTGCGTGGTGTGCGCGGAGAGCTGCTCGGCAACGAAGGCGGGGCCGTCACGGCGCTGGAAGCCTGTCGCAACCAGGCCATCGGCGCGCTCTGCGCCGAGGCGGTCGGCGCGATCGGTGAGCTGAACGCGGCGACCCTGGACTATTCCAAGACGCGCAAGCAGTTCGGCGTCACGATCGGCAGCTTCCAGGTGCTGCAGCACCGGATGGTCGACATGTTCATCGCGCATCAGGAGACGCTGTCCCTGATGCAGCATCTCAGCCTCAGCCTCAACGAGGGTGAGGCCGGCATTTCCCGGCTCGCCTCGGGCGCCAAGTCCAAGATCGGCTATGCCGCCAAATTCGTGGCGGACCAGGCCGTGCAACTGCACGGCGGCATGGGCATGACCGACGAGCTCAATGTCGGCCACTACTTCAAGAGGATTTCTTCCATCAACATCCAGTTCGGCGATCCCGCCTATCACGTGCTGCGCTTCGCGCAGCTCGAGGCGGTCGCCTAAAGCCAGAGAGGCAAGCATGTCACAGGACGCAGTCATCGTTTCCACCGCGCGCACCGGCGTCGGCAAGGCCTATCGCGGCGCGCTCAACAACACCGACGGGCCGACCCTGGCCGGCCACGTCATGGCCGAAGCGGTGAAGCGCGCCGGCATCGCGCCCGGCGAGGTCGAGGACGTGGTGATGGGCTGCGCCATGCAGCAGGGCACCATGGTGATGAACGTCGCGCGCAAGGGCGCGATCCGCGCCGGCCTCCCCGTCACTGTTGCCGGCACCACCATCGACCGGCAGTGCGCCTCCGGCCTGCAGGCGATCGCGGTTGCCGCGCGTTCGGTGATGCTTGACGGCGTCGAGATCGCGATCGGCGGCGGCATCGAGTCGATCAGCCTGGTGCAGAACGAGCATATGAACCGGTTCCACGCCGTCGACGACGAGCTGATGGCCATGAAGCCCGAGATGTACATGTCGATGCTGGAGACGGCCGAGGTCGTCGCCGAGCGTTACGGGATCGGCCGCGACAAGCAGGACGAATACAGCCTGGAGTGCCAGCGCCGCGTCGGTGCCGCGCTGCAGGGCGGCCGTTTCAACGACGAGATCGTGCCGATCACGACAAAAATGGCCGTGGTCAACAAGGACACCAAGGACGTCAGCTATCAAGAGGTGACGCTGGCCAAGGATGAAGGTCCGCGGCCGGATACCACCGCGGATGGTCTCGCGAAGATCAAGCCGGTGTTCGAGGGCAAGACCATCAGCGCCGGCAATGCCAGCCAGCTCTCCGACGGCGCCTCGGCCTGCGTGATCATGAGCGACAGGATCGCCGCGCAGAAGGGGCTGAAGCCGCTCGGCATCTTCCGCGGCTTCGTCGCCGCCGGCGTCGAGCCGGACGAGATGGGCGTCGGCCCGGTCGCCGCGATCCCGCGGCTGTTGAAGCGCCATAACCTCAAGATCGACGACATCGATCTCTGGGAGCTCAACGAGGCCTACGCGGTGCAGGTGATCTATTGCCGCGACAAGCTCGGCATCGATCCGGAGAAGCTGAACGTC
It includes:
- a CDS encoding acetyl-CoA C-acyltransferase, whose amino-acid sequence is MSQDAVIVSTARTGVGKAYRGALNNTDGPTLAGHVMAEAVKRAGIAPGEVEDVVMGCAMQQGTMVMNVARKGAIRAGLPVTVAGTTIDRQCASGLQAIAVAARSVMLDGVEIAIGGGIESISLVQNEHMNRFHAVDDELMAMKPEMYMSMLETAEVVAERYGIGRDKQDEYSLECQRRVGAALQGGRFNDEIVPITTKMAVVNKDTKDVSYQEVTLAKDEGPRPDTTADGLAKIKPVFEGKTISAGNASQLSDGASACVIMSDRIAAQKGLKPLGIFRGFVAAGVEPDEMGVGPVAAIPRLLKRHNLKIDDIDLWELNEAYAVQVIYCRDKLGIDPEKLNVNGGSIAIGHPYGMTGARLTGHLLIEGRRRKAKYGVVTMCIGGGMGAAGLFEIVH
- a CDS encoding acyl-CoA dehydrogenase family protein — protein: MDIQFTEEQELLRSSVQRLLRDQYDFDARRKIVASEEGFGRKQWAEFAELGMLAAPFSEAVGGLGGGPLSTMIIMQEFGRHLVVEPFVETVVVAGGLIEQAGSDAQKQAFIADIIAGSKLWALAWTEKGSRFDLATVTTTARREGSHYVLTGEKTAVMAAPWADYLIVSARTSGHRHDRGGVSLFVVDRRAANLDLQSFKTIDGRRAAEISLRGVRGELLGNEGGAVTALEACRNQAIGALCAEAVGAIGELNAATLDYSKTRKQFGVTIGSFQVLQHRMVDMFIAHQETLSLMQHLSLSLNEGEAGISRLASGAKSKIGYAAKFVADQAVQLHGGMGMTDELNVGHYFKRISSINIQFGDPAYHVLRFAQLEAVA